In Oryzias melastigma strain HK-1 linkage group LG18, ASM292280v2, whole genome shotgun sequence, one DNA window encodes the following:
- the rela gene encoding transcription factor p65 codes for MDGVFRWDRHPINPVMPTNPYIEIIEQPKQRGMRFRYKCEGRSAGSIPGEKSNDTTKTYPAIKVHNYNGPLRVRISLVTKNTPHKPHPHELVGKDCKHGYYEADLQERRIHSFQNLGIQCVKKKDVNDAITCRLQTSNNPFNIPESKVWEEEFDLNSVRLCFQAKITLPTGELYPLEPVVSQPIYDNRAPNTAELKICRINRNSGSCKGGDEIFLLCDKVQKEDIEVRFFQDSWEGKGTFSQADVHRQVAIVFRTPPYRDTNLAEPVRVKMQLRRPSDREVSEPVDFQYLPADPDEYRLNEKRKRTGDVFQNLKLGSMLSSVSIPADRRPISFARRTVPPKLSSVNVSAVTETPPGASAAKPQPSYLFGQPSQVSVQPKVEVPSLSLNQPWRFMEPQKKDLQLNNPGTGFSASSSSATPPSSTTIAAATASNQYSTVNIRDLQDFFPNILTHMNQEAEATQASSAPPQASSSFPIHESPFAENQQEDLPEFPSFPDSQLPITLDSLNMDDFEDLLNVSDCAAAGMGSSRQQPHAAAPPQNHTAGQNPSDPAGNPGSTWMNYPNSIVNLLQNEGMIDAAPLNNHHGGYAEPDDYQLLSADDDRLISIYENENQAEFVAGHHT; via the exons GTGCATAATTACAACGGCCCCCTGAGAGTCCGCATCTCCCTGGTGACCAAAAACACACCACACAAGCCTCACCCCCATGAGCTGGTTGGAAAGGACTGCAAACATGGCTACTACGAGGCAGACCTGCAGGAGAGGAGAATACACAG ttttcAGAATCTAGGGATACAGTGTGTGAAGAAGAAAGACGTCAATGACGCCATCACCTGCAGACTGCAAACCAGCAACAACCCCTTTAACA TTCCTGAGTCCAAGGTGTGGGAGGAGGAGTTTGACCTGAATTCGGTGCGGCTTTGCTTCCAGGCCAAGATCACGCTGCCCACAGGGGAGTTGTATCCTCTGGAGCCCGTCGTGTCACAGCCCATCTATGACAACA GGGCGCCAAACACAGCCGAGTTAAAGATCTGCAGAATCAACCGGAACTCTGGAAGCTGCAAAGGAGGGGATGAAATCTTTCTGCTGTGTGACAAAGTCCAAAAag AGGACATCGAGGTGCGTTTCTTCCAGGACTCCTGGGAAGGGAAGGGCACCTTCTCCCAGGCAGACGTGCACAGACAGGTGGCGATCGTCTTCCGCACGCCGCCCTACCGTGACACCAACCTCGCCGAGCCGGTTAGGGTGAAGATGCAGCTTCGGCGGCCGTCTGACCGTGAAGTGAGCGAGCCCGTGGACTTCCAGTACCTGCCAGCTGACCCAG ATGAATACCGACTGAATGAGAAGAGAAAGCGGACTGGAGATGTGTTCCAGAACTTGAAGCTGGGCTCCATGCTGTCCAGTG tttccATCCCAGCTGACCGGCGGCCGATTAGCTTTGCAAGGAGAACAGTCCCACCTAAACTTTCCTCTGTGAACGTGTCAGCGG tgactgagaCGCCCCCTGGTGCCAGCGCAGCGAAACCGCAGCCATCTTACCTCTTCGGTCAGCCGAGCCAGGTCTCTGTGCAGCCCAAGGTGGAGGTCCCCTCCTTATCTTTAAACCAACCCTGGAGATTTATGGAGCCTCAGAAGAAAGATTTGCAGCTAAACAACCCCGGGACCGGCTTTTCGGCGAGTTCCTCGTCAGCCACTCCCCCCTCCTCCACCACTATCGCCGCGGCCACGGCGAGCAACCAGTACTCCACAGTCAACATCAGAGACCTTCAAGACTTCTTCCCCAACATTTTGACACACATGAATCAGGAGGCAGAAGCTACTCAAGCTAGTAGTGCCCCCCCTCAGGCTAGCAGCTCCTTCCCCATCCACGAATCGCCGTTCgctgaaaaccagcaggaggaccTCCCAGAGTTCCCTAGCTTCCCCGACAGCCAGCTCCCCATCACCCTGGACAGCCTGAACATGGATGACTTCGAGGACCTTTTGAACGTAAGCGACTGTGCCGCTGCAGGCATGGGAAGCTCCAGGCAGCAGCCCCATGCTGCCGCGCCCCCCCAGAATCACACGGCGGGCCAGAACCCCTCTGACCCTGCAGGTAACCCAGGAAGCACCTGGATGAACTACCCCAACAGCATCGTCAACCTGCTGCAGAACGAGGGCATGATCGACGCCGCCCCCCTCAACAACCACCACGGCGGCTACGCCGAACCCGACGACTACCAGCTGCTGTCCGCCGACGACGACCGCCTCATCTCCATCTACGAGAACGAGAATCAAGCCGAGTTTGTGGCGGGACACCACACCTAA
- the lg18h11orf68 gene encoding UPF0696 protein C11orf68 homolog, whose amino-acid sequence MEEEEPSVDGDRENFAADHYAAEAMAADMDPWITFDCRKTPRSEFDAWLESNRPSQVHRFGDEESGVSPVGWISVLGPGHHPCSGDVEGLQESWEKLLASSRPVTFQTVKELALNHRVLTGKWLMHLDSGFKLDHAWECVARATLEGKICSAKVSPFDPKRDSRHVICVYNKNFTDEEDVMRLDSIIRSTGIKCPLFYKPDVYTYLGIYRKNRWELCPTIYESKFDLECVPRRSHIISKVTNLELT is encoded by the coding sequence ATGGAGGAAGAAGAGCCCTCTGTGGATGGCGACAGGGAGAACTTTGCGGCAGATCACTACGCCGCCGAAGCCATGGCTGCAGATATGGATCCCTGGATTACTTTTGACTGCAGAAAAACTCCCAGGTCGGAGTTTGATGCCTGGCTGGAGAGTAACCGGCCCTCCCAAGTGCACAGATTTGGCGATGAGGAGAGCGGCGTCAGCCCCGTGGGGTGGATCTCTGTGTTGGGCCCTGGCCACCATCCCTGTAGCGGGGACGTTGAGGGTCTCCAGGAGAGCTGGGAGAAACTCTTGGCCAGTAGCAGACCTGTCACCTTCCAGACGGTGAAGGAGCTGGCTCTCAACCACAGAGTGCTGACTGGAAAGTGGCTGATGCACCTGGACTCTGGTTTCAAACTGGACCACGCGTGGGAGTGTGTGGCCAGAGCAACCCTGGAGGGCAAGATCTGTAGCGCCAAAGTCAGCCCCTTTGACCCGAAAAGAGACAGCCGCCACGTCATATGCGTCTACAACAAAAACTTCACGGATGAGGAGGACGTCATGAGGCTGGACTCCATCATTCGCTCCACAGGGATCAAGTGCCCGCTGTTCTACAAACCCGACGTTTACACATACCTGGGAATCTACCGAAAGAATCGCTGGGAACTTTGCCCCACCATTTACGAGAGCAAGTTCGACCTGGAGTGCGTCCCCAGGCGTTCACACATCATCAGCAAAGTCACCAACCTGGAACTGACATAA